The proteins below are encoded in one region of Corynebacterium felinum:
- a CDS encoding HtaA domain-containing protein, with product MNLSSTHNTLSAAVLALTLGAGLAQIPAANAQETATAATTCTQPILQVTKGTFHWGIKESWRQYIKGQIALGDWETSKNVTENGDPIGAQFTFAWPVDPANSLILLDSTGKTVSHALVSTQESAATFSGHKGALQSTIISPYVRVNGENTKVGVHYQGFYVPGKGMTDYKPDDRTPKNRVEGKDVFAGTKKNSAQATTWTLGQNTAQLHSQHLVVEPKPGTGYNPDTKKSTVDGVDIIFLGIYNKDYKPEIDDVKLTLEVTPGCLDTANSEIKTLAAGLGQDRLPDEYACAIGTGTKFSPERITMLNNFSMGAYTPAASEPCQAPVPGAGHSSATSSSVPTPGASSSVSDSMSGSTTGSLEEIFKKIRANVSSLLAIIAGVATVAIVGKMIMDLVKPFLPKQ from the coding sequence ATGAACCTATCTTCCACACACAACACACTAAGCGCAGCTGTTCTAGCCCTCACACTGGGCGCTGGGCTTGCCCAAATCCCCGCAGCTAACGCCCAAGAAACCGCAACTGCTGCAACAACCTGCACCCAGCCTATTTTGCAGGTAACAAAGGGCACCTTCCACTGGGGAATCAAGGAATCCTGGCGCCAGTACATCAAGGGGCAAATTGCACTCGGCGATTGGGAGACCTCGAAAAATGTGACAGAAAACGGCGATCCAATTGGCGCTCAATTCACCTTTGCCTGGCCGGTAGATCCTGCAAACTCACTGATCCTTCTGGATTCAACCGGTAAAACTGTCAGCCACGCACTGGTGAGCACCCAAGAATCTGCGGCAACATTTTCAGGCCACAAGGGTGCGCTACAGTCAACCATCATTTCCCCCTACGTGCGGGTCAACGGTGAGAATACCAAAGTAGGTGTGCACTACCAGGGCTTCTACGTGCCAGGTAAAGGCATGACGGACTACAAGCCGGACGATCGCACCCCAAAGAACCGGGTAGAGGGCAAAGATGTGTTCGCGGGCACGAAGAAAAATAGCGCCCAAGCAACCACCTGGACACTAGGGCAGAACACCGCACAGCTGCACTCCCAGCATCTTGTGGTGGAGCCAAAACCAGGCACTGGATACAACCCCGACACGAAAAAATCTACGGTAGATGGAGTTGATATTATCTTCCTCGGGATCTACAACAAGGATTACAAACCTGAGATTGATGACGTTAAGCTCACATTGGAAGTCACCCCAGGCTGCCTGGATACTGCAAACAGTGAGATCAAAACTCTCGCTGCGGGTCTTGGTCAGGACCGCCTGCCCGATGAATATGCGTGTGCGATCGGAACAGGCACAAAGTTTAGCCCCGAACGCATCACGATGCTGAACAATTTCAGCATGGGTGCATACACCCCGGCCGCCTCTGAGCCGTGCCAAGCCCCAGTGCCTGGTGCTGGTCACTCGAGCGCAACATCGAGCAGCGTGCCGACGCCGGGCGCATCGTCGAGCGTATCCGACTCGATGAGCGGGAGCACAACGGGAAGTTTGGAAGAAATTTTCAAAAAAATCCGCGCCAATGTTTCCTCCCTGTTGGCAATCATTGCCGGCGTGGCCACGGTAGCGATTGTAGGCAAGATGATCATGGATCTGGTCAAACCATTCTTGCCGAAACAATAG
- a CDS encoding DUF3017 domain-containing protein, which yields MPAVPTPPASPLDNPHDVNLLPSRIPRPLQIAAVVVFVLGVLASGIFSFTEHWRRATFTLGVALLWLSVLRLTCDSKILGVLAVRSRTFDALYTALGGSLMIFLSSSVDSLGS from the coding sequence ATGCCCGCAGTGCCTACGCCCCCAGCCTCCCCGCTGGATAATCCTCATGATGTGAATCTGCTACCGTCGCGCATTCCGCGCCCGCTGCAGATTGCCGCAGTGGTGGTGTTTGTGTTGGGTGTGCTTGCCTCGGGTATTTTTTCGTTCACGGAACATTGGCGTCGAGCCACATTTACCCTAGGGGTAGCGTTGCTCTGGCTGTCGGTACTGCGCTTGACTTGCGACTCAAAGATTTTGGGCGTGTTAGCGGTGCGCTCGCGCACTTTTGATGCGCTCTATACCGCCCTGGGCGGTTCCCTGATGATTTTCCTTTCCTCCTCCGTGGACTCCTTGGGCAGCTAA
- a CDS encoding heme ABC transporter ATP-binding protein — MIEVHNVSVDIGGRRLLHDVSFTARPGEVTGLIGPNGAGKSTMLAVVSGDLERSSGQVSVAGLDPASSSALELARARAVMLQDVGVSFEFLVRDVVAMGRRCWEGTPLELLDEEIIDAALAATDAQHLAGRDIATLSGGERARVALSRVLAQQTPVVMLDEPTAALDIKHQELVLGLVRTLAKAANVAVIVVLHDLNAAASYCDHIVCLARGTVAADGTVAQVYTSENLSEIYGWPIQVSVVDGLISVHPERQRSTDSEQAFVSLLTREKATARS; from the coding sequence TTGATCGAAGTACACAACGTCAGCGTCGATATTGGTGGACGCAGGCTTTTGCATGATGTTTCTTTTACTGCCCGCCCTGGTGAAGTCACAGGCCTGATTGGCCCCAATGGTGCAGGTAAGTCCACCATGCTGGCTGTGGTGTCTGGCGACCTTGAGCGCAGCAGCGGCCAGGTGAGCGTGGCGGGCCTAGATCCGGCGTCGTCAAGCGCGTTGGAGTTAGCGCGCGCCCGCGCAGTGATGCTGCAAGATGTCGGCGTGTCCTTTGAGTTTTTAGTGCGCGACGTCGTTGCCATGGGACGGCGCTGCTGGGAAGGCACCCCGCTCGAATTGCTCGACGAGGAAATCATTGACGCAGCCCTAGCCGCCACCGACGCGCAACATCTGGCAGGCCGCGACATTGCCACACTCTCCGGTGGCGAACGCGCCCGCGTCGCACTCTCGCGGGTGCTCGCGCAACAAACACCCGTGGTGATGCTGGATGAACCCACCGCCGCACTCGATATCAAACACCAAGAACTCGTGCTTGGCCTCGTGCGCACACTCGCCAAGGCCGCCAACGTTGCGGTGATCGTGGTGCTGCATGATTTGAACGCTGCCGCCAGCTACTGCGACCACATCGTGTGCCTAGCGCGCGGCACAGTCGCAGCCGACGGAACTGTCGCGCAGGTGTACACCAGCGAAAATTTGAGTGAAATCTATGGTTGGCCAATCCAGGTCAGCGTAGTCGATGGTTTGATCAGCGTTCACCCCGAACGCCAGCGAAGCACCGACTCTGAACAGGCATTTGTCTCACTTCTTACCCGCGAGAAAGCAACTGCTCGTTCCTAA
- a CDS encoding HtaA domain-containing protein produces MVSAAKSHSARKKVLSLLSVPAIVGLPLLGAPVAFAPAAHAQSNCAFNWGVKQTYRNYIKGNVAKGNWDSSSGIGFTGSATGADGAFVFTPGKATITSATEATIPMQGTLHFKGHNYTGLDLLDMKISDIKVVVKGSSADIVVDYQSYESDMVDKTKRGNPINGDDVTIATIALNNAPNTDSGTVDLSGNTTLTQGGKQLFISYNVGEALDPTSGSVKLDGSCGGSGGSAGSGGSGTSGGSGDVCKNAFGKVSGEFSGANKEAMGTLAEINDTLGGINTLMCNALEFKKTVESFSGSKDKNTQSTGGAAGTSTQASASGTTGGTGGTGGTSGQTSGSGTGGSGATGGVSTTSGASGGLSAGSAQAASAASSDVCSAEGAKGVQQAKAAWGVKKSFQSYITGSIAKGKWTLSNVQHSNGEFHFTGNSGAVDTAKKSGTIAFGGGMKFTGHNGVLNLQITNMEIQFNGNSGALIAEVVSSDTSGKVTNFGRVALGNLQFSSLNISDNSASGTASVSLTDAGSKAFAEFYEPGTQLDPISFQAGLGASANCASGQGSAAATNAAGGSGAGAKAAELKNSGEAGGDVSFDEDSTSTEGYESGANKFKIKNASASANGVGGTELSPGMYVLLALAAFVVAGGSMGRLVVNNPA; encoded by the coding sequence ATGGTTTCAGCCGCAAAGTCACACAGCGCACGAAAAAAGGTGCTGAGTTTATTGTCCGTGCCCGCGATCGTAGGCCTGCCGCTACTAGGAGCGCCTGTGGCCTTCGCTCCCGCTGCGCACGCACAGTCCAACTGCGCCTTTAACTGGGGGGTTAAGCAAACCTACCGAAACTACATCAAGGGAAACGTTGCTAAAGGCAACTGGGATTCCTCCTCCGGAATCGGTTTTACGGGAAGTGCCACTGGCGCCGATGGTGCTTTTGTGTTTACTCCTGGCAAAGCTACTATCACCAGTGCTACCGAGGCGACCATCCCGATGCAAGGCACCTTGCATTTCAAGGGTCATAACTACACTGGCCTTGATTTGCTGGACATGAAGATCAGCGATATCAAAGTGGTGGTCAAGGGCTCCAGCGCTGATATTGTTGTGGATTATCAGTCCTACGAATCGGATATGGTGGATAAGACCAAGCGTGGTAATCCAATTAACGGGGACGATGTGACCATTGCCACCATTGCGCTGAATAATGCGCCCAATACTGATTCTGGCACCGTCGATCTCAGCGGCAACACCACCTTGACCCAAGGTGGAAAGCAGCTGTTTATCAGCTACAATGTGGGTGAAGCCCTAGATCCTACCTCCGGCAGCGTCAAACTTGATGGTAGCTGTGGTGGCTCTGGTGGTTCGGCCGGTTCGGGTGGTTCCGGCACTTCTGGCGGTTCGGGCGACGTGTGTAAAAATGCGTTCGGCAAAGTCTCCGGCGAATTCAGCGGTGCCAATAAAGAAGCCATGGGTACCCTTGCTGAAATTAATGACACACTCGGTGGGATTAACACCTTGATGTGCAACGCCTTGGAGTTTAAGAAGACAGTCGAGTCCTTCTCCGGCAGCAAAGACAAAAACACCCAATCTACAGGCGGTGCGGCAGGAACAAGCACCCAAGCTTCTGCTTCCGGCACTACCGGTGGCACAGGTGGCACAGGTGGAACCTCCGGCCAAACCAGTGGCTCCGGTACTGGTGGCTCAGGTGCCACAGGTGGCGTGTCTACCACTTCGGGTGCCAGCGGCGGCCTAAGTGCAGGCAGTGCCCAAGCAGCCTCTGCTGCAAGCAGTGACGTGTGCTCTGCAGAAGGTGCGAAGGGTGTGCAGCAAGCAAAGGCTGCATGGGGTGTGAAGAAATCCTTCCAGTCCTACATCACCGGCTCCATTGCTAAGGGTAAGTGGACACTATCGAACGTGCAGCATAGCAACGGTGAATTCCACTTCACCGGCAACTCCGGCGCGGTGGATACCGCAAAGAAGAGCGGCACGATTGCTTTCGGTGGTGGCATGAAGTTTACGGGGCACAATGGTGTGCTGAATCTTCAGATCACCAACATGGAGATCCAGTTCAATGGCAATTCTGGTGCACTGATCGCTGAAGTTGTCTCTTCCGATACATCCGGTAAGGTCACCAACTTTGGTCGCGTGGCTTTGGGTAATTTGCAGTTCAGCTCCTTGAATATTAGTGACAATTCCGCATCCGGCACGGCTAGTGTTTCCTTAACTGATGCTGGTTCGAAGGCTTTTGCGGAGTTCTATGAGCCAGGCACCCAGCTTGATCCCATCAGTTTCCAAGCAGGTCTTGGTGCATCTGCTAACTGTGCATCCGGCCAGGGTAGTGCCGCGGCAACAAATGCTGCGGGTGGCAGTGGTGCTGGGGCTAAGGCTGCCGAGCTGAAGAATTCCGGCGAGGCAGGTGGCGACGTGAGCTTCGATGAGGATTCCACCAGCACCGAAGGATACGAAAGCGGCGCCAATAAGTTCAAGATTAAAAACGCCTCAGCCTCGGCAAATGGTGTTGGCGGTACGGAGCTGAGCCCTGGAATGTATGTGCTTTTGGCGCTTGCTGCTTTCGTGGTTGCAGGTGGAAGTATGGGGCGCCTCGTGGTGAATAACCCAGCCTAA
- a CDS encoding bifunctional methylenetetrahydrofolate dehydrogenase/methenyltetrahydrofolate cyclohydrolase, whose amino-acid sequence MTATKLDGNLYRDEIFSDLASRVAALREKGIVPGLATVLVGDDPASHSYVKMKHRDCEQIGVRSIRRDLPADITQEQLHQVIDELNADPECTGYIVQLPLPKHLDENAVLERIDPAKDADGLHPVNLGKLVLNEPAPLPCTPNGAIHLLKRFGVETAGKKVVVIGRGVTVGRPIGLMLTRRSENATVTLCHTGTKDLKAETLQADIIVAAAGVGHMLTADMVAPGAAVLDVGVSRVNGKLLGDVHPDVWDVAGFVSPNPGGVGPLTRAFLVRNVVERAEQQA is encoded by the coding sequence ATGACTGCAACCAAGCTTGACGGCAATCTTTACCGCGATGAAATTTTTTCTGATCTTGCTTCTCGTGTGGCTGCGCTGCGTGAGAAGGGAATTGTTCCAGGGCTGGCAACGGTGCTGGTGGGGGATGATCCGGCTTCGCATTCTTATGTGAAGATGAAGCACCGTGACTGCGAGCAGATTGGCGTGCGTTCCATTCGTCGGGATCTGCCTGCGGATATTACTCAGGAGCAATTGCATCAGGTGATTGATGAGCTCAATGCTGATCCTGAGTGCACTGGTTATATTGTGCAGTTGCCGTTGCCGAAGCATTTGGATGAGAATGCGGTGCTAGAGCGTATCGACCCAGCCAAAGATGCCGATGGTTTACACCCAGTGAACTTGGGCAAGTTGGTGCTCAATGAGCCAGCACCACTGCCATGTACCCCTAACGGTGCGATTCATTTGCTCAAGCGTTTCGGTGTAGAGACTGCCGGTAAGAAGGTGGTTGTGATTGGTCGCGGTGTCACTGTTGGCCGTCCGATCGGTTTGATGCTGACTCGCCGCTCAGAAAACGCCACTGTTACCTTGTGCCACACAGGTACGAAGGATTTGAAGGCGGAAACCCTTCAAGCGGACATCATTGTGGCGGCAGCAGGCGTTGGCCACATGCTGACCGCTGACATGGTTGCCCCAGGTGCGGCTGTTTTAGATGTGGGTGTGTCGCGCGTAAACGGAAAGCTTTTAGGCGACGTGCACCCCGACGTATGGGATGTCGCTGGTTTTGTTTCCCCTAACCCAGGTGGTGTGGGTCCTTTGACCCGTGCTTTCTTGGTGCGAAACGTTGTTGAGCGCGCGGAGCAACAAGCCTAA
- the metX gene encoding homoserine O-acetyltransferase MetX, whose amino-acid sequence MASIITTGELTHVAIGDFHTEAGATLPNVTIAYQAWGNYTGDNLILVEHALTGDSNVAEWWADMLGPGKALDTNTYCIVCTNALGGCKGSTGPSSPDPTGTPWGSRFPALSVRDLVDVEKQFLSTLGITKVHAVLGGSMGGARALEWSLMHPTMLRGALVMAVSARASAWQIGIQTAQIDAIEQDPNWHGGDYYATEAPLRGLAAARRIAHLTYRGELEIDERFGTDPQQGENPLGTHRSSTQRFAVQSYLEHQGLKLTKRFDAGSYVTLTEALNRHDIGRGRGGLNKALGASTVPTMIAGVDTDILYPYHQQEHLSRNLGNLIAMAKISSPVGHDAFLTESRQVDRIIRRFLLLVNQEIEDDRLFLHHKEN is encoded by the coding sequence GTGGCTTCCATCATCACCACCGGCGAACTCACACACGTAGCCATTGGCGATTTCCACACCGAAGCAGGCGCTACACTCCCCAACGTCACCATCGCCTACCAAGCCTGGGGCAACTACACCGGCGACAACCTCATCCTCGTCGAACACGCCTTAACCGGCGACTCCAACGTGGCCGAATGGTGGGCCGACATGCTCGGGCCCGGCAAAGCACTCGACACCAACACCTATTGCATCGTATGCACCAACGCACTCGGCGGCTGCAAAGGCTCCACCGGCCCCAGCAGCCCAGACCCCACCGGCACACCCTGGGGGTCACGCTTCCCCGCACTGTCGGTGCGGGATCTTGTCGACGTCGAAAAGCAATTCTTGTCCACCTTAGGGATCACTAAAGTTCACGCAGTACTCGGCGGATCGATGGGCGGCGCGCGCGCCCTCGAATGGTCACTCATGCACCCCACCATGCTGCGCGGCGCACTCGTCATGGCAGTATCCGCACGGGCAAGCGCCTGGCAAATCGGCATACAAACCGCCCAAATCGACGCAATCGAACAAGACCCCAACTGGCACGGCGGCGACTACTACGCCACCGAAGCCCCACTCCGCGGACTCGCCGCAGCACGACGCATCGCCCACCTCACCTACCGGGGTGAGCTCGAAATCGACGAACGCTTCGGCACCGACCCACAGCAGGGCGAAAACCCACTCGGCACCCACCGCAGCAGCACCCAACGCTTCGCCGTGCAAAGCTACCTGGAACACCAGGGACTCAAACTCACCAAGCGTTTCGACGCCGGCAGCTACGTCACCCTCACCGAAGCACTCAACCGCCACGACATCGGGCGCGGGCGCGGCGGGTTAAACAAAGCACTGGGCGCATCCACCGTACCCACCATGATCGCCGGCGTAGACACCGACATCCTCTACCCCTACCACCAGCAAGAACACCTCTCCCGCAACCTCGGCAACCTGATCGCCATGGCCAAAATCTCCTCCCCCGTTGGCCACGACGCCTTCCTCACCGAGTCACGGCAAGTCGACCGCATCATCCGACGCTTCCTGCTGCTGGTCAACCAAGAAATCGAAGACGACCGCCTCTTCCTGCACCACAAAGAAAACTAG
- a CDS encoding heme/hemin ABC transporter substrate-binding protein: protein MKTFSTKLRAAVVATVCAVSLVGCGVQGAYESSGEKLRDSIPAATDLSDPRSFEGVTQVTEFDEVEPVTTNAKPSLPVELTDADGYDVTVNDTSRILALDLYGTYTKTLTGLGLGSNIVGRTVSSTEKSLESLPVVTQGGHNINVEAVLSLEPTLVIVDHSIGPRDAIDQIRAAGVTTVVMEPTRTIESISDDIKNLGAVVGLNEEAEKLAQRSMEEIEKDREALQALVPEKPMRMAFLYARGTGGVFFIMGEGTGAKDLIEGIGGVDLGTEYKLSYAEPANAEALAKINPEVIIMMSGGLESTGGIEGLLQRPGIAQTTAGQKKRVVTLPDGQSLAFGPLTGQTLIRLAKAVYAPENAN from the coding sequence ATGAAGACTTTTTCTACCAAACTTCGAGCCGCCGTCGTGGCTACAGTATGCGCGGTCAGCTTAGTGGGCTGTGGAGTTCAAGGCGCCTACGAATCCTCGGGAGAGAAACTACGCGACTCCATTCCTGCTGCTACTGATCTTTCCGATCCACGCAGCTTTGAAGGGGTCACTCAGGTGACTGAGTTTGATGAAGTGGAGCCAGTCACTACCAACGCGAAACCAAGCCTGCCTGTGGAGCTTACCGACGCCGACGGCTACGATGTAACCGTCAATGACACCTCCCGCATCTTGGCGCTCGACCTTTATGGCACCTACACCAAAACCCTGACTGGTTTGGGGCTGGGATCGAATATTGTTGGCCGTACCGTTTCTTCAACGGAGAAGTCTTTAGAGTCGTTGCCGGTGGTCACCCAGGGTGGTCACAACATTAACGTCGAAGCGGTGTTGTCACTGGAACCCACATTGGTGATTGTTGATCACTCCATTGGTCCACGGGATGCTATTGATCAGATTCGTGCAGCTGGTGTGACCACAGTGGTGATGGAACCCACCCGTACTATCGAATCCATTTCCGATGACATCAAGAACCTCGGCGCAGTCGTGGGCTTGAATGAGGAAGCTGAGAAACTGGCTCAGCGCTCCATGGAGGAGATTGAAAAGGACCGCGAAGCATTACAGGCACTAGTTCCTGAAAAGCCAATGCGCATGGCGTTCTTGTACGCTCGTGGTACTGGCGGGGTGTTCTTCATCATGGGTGAGGGCACGGGTGCGAAGGATCTGATCGAAGGTATCGGTGGTGTGGATTTGGGTACCGAATACAAGCTTTCTTACGCCGAACCTGCGAATGCTGAGGCGCTGGCCAAGATTAATCCTGAAGTGATCATCATGATGAGCGGTGGTTTGGAATCTACCGGTGGTATTGAGGGTTTGCTGCAGCGACCAGGCATTGCTCAAACCACAGCGGGGCAGAAGAAGCGTGTGGTCACCTTGCCGGATGGGCAGTCGCTCGCCTTCGGTCCGTTGACTGGACAAACCTTGATCCGCTTGGCGAAGGCTGTGTACGCTCCGGAAAACGCGAATTAA
- a CDS encoding hemin receptor yields MNSLNMTAFSNLYPDVDPSKGLPLTRAERFSFCLAAAILGFGFVVGNLIVAGVGLALLLYATIVPGQKTARRIRKEARDRFPQQQWVENTKANPQKLVLLIALFWGSIIAINVATFWYSPDDIRTYTGAGAAVLTFVLAWLMPGMNPMWSSDEKAKQNKKAQRKLKKKQPQPAPLSDDTASMKPVEG; encoded by the coding sequence ATGAATTCGCTTAATATGACCGCTTTTTCCAACCTTTACCCTGATGTTGACCCATCAAAGGGTTTACCCCTTACGAGGGCAGAGAGGTTTTCCTTTTGCCTTGCTGCTGCAATTTTGGGTTTTGGTTTTGTGGTGGGAAACCTGATCGTCGCCGGCGTAGGCTTAGCATTGCTGCTATACGCAACGATCGTCCCTGGGCAAAAAACGGCACGCCGGATCCGTAAAGAAGCACGGGATCGCTTCCCACAGCAACAGTGGGTGGAGAACACGAAAGCGAACCCACAAAAATTAGTGCTTTTAATTGCACTTTTTTGGGGCAGCATTATTGCGATTAACGTGGCTACGTTCTGGTATTCCCCCGACGATATTCGCACCTACACCGGCGCTGGTGCCGCTGTTCTCACCTTTGTGCTGGCATGGCTCATGCCCGGCATGAACCCCATGTGGTCAAGCGACGAAAAGGCAAAACAGAACAAGAAGGCGCAGCGCAAGCTGAAGAAAAAGCAGCCCCAACCCGCCCCACTGTCCGATGACACCGCCTCAATGAAGCCGGTCGAAGGTTAA
- a CDS encoding cation:proton antiporter family protein encodes MPEEFLLPAIVAIIGGLGASAVRLPPLVGFLGAGFVLSAMGFEHIPGVGELGEVGVAILLFTIGLHLDISTLTKVRIVGTAVGHAALNIVVYAVILAGLSFLPFALFAGTGIAAFLLIGLASSFSSTVFVMALLEDSGRIRSRVGQIAVGVLVLQDIFAVVFLVLASGKTPQPWAYLLLLLPLIRPVVRQLPDRVYRMELLVLAGVTIAIGAYALFELAGLSGTFGALVMGLVLAGHPIAGRLFKGLTSVRELLLVGFFIEIGLGGVPDLGGFIAAGILLALLPLKALMFVGVLYKVGMSRRTSVLTAGALANYSEFGLIVATLAASRGMLDSSWVQVMALAVAGSFVLSAIASLKMDLFFERLVEMLPARDPSRLAAGERPLEIGGVDAIILGMGRVGAGAYKQLTEKYGLTVAGIEHDEDRVRDMRARGYIVFQGDATDPELWARMRASQHEPRLLVLAMPDHDANLGALNILRAQGSTMVTAAIAKYNFKTQQLSDFGVDASVNLYSGAGTELADVAFRAMVECESCHFNSEDD; translated from the coding sequence ATGCCAGAGGAGTTTTTATTACCCGCAATCGTTGCCATTATTGGTGGGCTTGGTGCCTCGGCCGTGAGACTCCCACCACTTGTGGGTTTCCTCGGCGCGGGCTTTGTGCTCAGCGCCATGGGTTTTGAGCATATTCCTGGTGTGGGGGAGTTGGGTGAAGTTGGTGTGGCAATTTTGCTGTTCACCATTGGTTTGCACCTCGATATATCCACGCTGACGAAAGTGCGCATCGTGGGCACGGCGGTGGGGCATGCCGCGCTCAATATTGTGGTGTATGCCGTGATTTTGGCGGGGCTTTCCTTTCTGCCCTTTGCGCTTTTTGCAGGCACTGGCATTGCGGCGTTTTTGCTGATCGGTTTGGCTAGTTCGTTTTCTTCCACGGTGTTTGTGATGGCACTTTTGGAAGATTCTGGGCGTATCCGCTCGCGTGTGGGTCAGATCGCGGTGGGTGTTTTGGTGTTGCAAGATATCTTCGCGGTGGTGTTTCTCGTGCTGGCGAGTGGTAAAACACCTCAGCCGTGGGCTTACTTGTTGCTGCTGTTGCCGCTGATTCGCCCTGTGGTGCGTCAATTGCCGGATCGTGTGTACCGCATGGAATTGCTGGTGTTAGCTGGCGTTACTATCGCAATTGGTGCGTATGCGTTGTTTGAGCTGGCTGGTTTGTCGGGCACTTTCGGTGCGCTGGTGATGGGTTTGGTTTTGGCTGGTCATCCCATTGCGGGGCGTTTGTTTAAGGGTCTGACTAGTGTGCGTGAGCTGCTGCTGGTGGGTTTTTTCATTGAGATTGGTTTGGGCGGTGTTCCTGATCTTGGTGGTTTTATTGCGGCAGGTATTTTGCTGGCGTTGTTGCCTTTGAAGGCGCTGATGTTTGTTGGTGTGTTGTATAAGGTGGGGATGTCGCGGCGTACGTCGGTGTTGACGGCGGGTGCGTTGGCGAATTATTCGGAGTTTGGTTTGATTGTGGCTACGTTGGCGGCGTCGCGAGGCATGCTGGATTCTTCGTGGGTGCAGGTGATGGCGCTGGCTGTTGCGGGTTCTTTTGTGCTTAGTGCGATTGCATCGTTGAAGATGGATCTGTTTTTTGAGCGTTTGGTGGAGATGTTGCCGGCGCGTGATCCGTCGCGTTTGGCTGCGGGTGAGCGTCCGCTGGAGATTGGTGGTGTGGATGCGATTATTTTGGGTATGGGTCGAGTCGGCGCGGGTGCGTATAAGCAGCTGACTGAGAAATATGGGTTGACTGTTGCCGGCATTGAGCATGATGAGGATCGGGTGCGTGATATGCGCGCCCGCGGCTATATTGTTTTCCAGGGCGATGCGACTGATCCGGAGTTGTGGGCGCGGATGCGCGCTAGTCAGCATGAGCCGCGGTTGTTGGTGCTGGCGATGCCTGATCATGATGCGAATTTGGGTGCGTTGAATATTTTGCGTGCGCAGGGTTCAACGATGGTGACTGCGGCGATTGCGAAATACAATTTCAAGACTCAGCAGCTGAGTGATTTTGGTGTCGACGCAAGCGTGAACTTGTATTCCGGTGCTGGTACTGAGCTTGCCGACGTCGCCTTCCGCGCCATGGTTGAGTGCGAAAGCTGCCACTTTAACTCCGAAGATGACTAA
- a CDS encoding FecCD family ABC transporter permease codes for MSQPSAAEVFARRRKRRIATFVVLAILAVVSTILSIVLGQFYVPLPDLVPLLAAGPGGDNLAGNVIWEIRLPRIVLGLLVGAALGVAGTLMQAVFANPLAEPSIIGVTSGAGVGAALVIVFNVSIVGTFTVPLAAFLSAVLVTVIIYQLARSQGKVSVVNLILTGIAINAVCGALISFMVYLAPTANREQVIFWQMGSLNGSQWKHVWVVLPIVAVGVTMALQLGKKLDVLALGERAAGHTGINVARLRIVAIGASTVLTAGAVSFAGLIGFVGLIVPHLLRSIVGPENKILLPASALAGAVLIALADVAARTVIPFADLPIGIFTALVGGPTFFILLRRMMRKGMH; via the coding sequence GTGTCACAGCCTAGTGCTGCTGAGGTGTTTGCCCGCCGTCGTAAGCGTCGCATTGCCACTTTCGTGGTGCTGGCAATTTTGGCGGTAGTGTCTACCATTTTGTCCATTGTGTTGGGGCAGTTTTACGTGCCACTTCCCGATCTTGTTCCGCTGTTAGCGGCGGGTCCTGGTGGGGATAATTTGGCGGGCAATGTGATTTGGGAGATCCGCCTTCCCCGCATCGTGTTAGGTTTGCTGGTTGGTGCTGCTTTGGGCGTGGCGGGCACCTTGATGCAGGCGGTGTTTGCCAACCCCCTTGCGGAGCCGTCGATTATCGGTGTGACCTCCGGCGCTGGTGTCGGTGCGGCGCTGGTGATTGTGTTTAACGTGAGCATTGTGGGTACGTTTACTGTTCCGCTTGCCGCGTTTTTGTCGGCGGTGCTGGTCACGGTGATCATTTATCAGCTTGCGCGTAGTCAGGGCAAGGTGAGTGTGGTCAACCTGATTTTGACCGGTATTGCGATTAATGCGGTATGTGGCGCCTTGATTTCTTTCATGGTCTACCTTGCCCCCACCGCGAACCGGGAGCAGGTGATTTTCTGGCAGATGGGTTCGCTCAATGGTTCCCAGTGGAAGCATGTGTGGGTTGTGCTTCCGATTGTGGCTGTGGGTGTGACCATGGCGTTGCAATTGGGTAAGAAGTTGGATGTGCTTGCTTTGGGTGAGCGGGCGGCTGGCCATACGGGTATTAATGTGGCGCGTTTGCGCATTGTTGCGATTGGCGCGTCCACGGTGCTGACGGCTGGTGCTGTGTCTTTTGCTGGTCTGATTGGTTTTGTGGGGTTGATTGTGCCGCACCTGCTGCGTTCGATTGTGGGCCCGGAGAATAAGATTTTGCTGCCAGCCTCGGCGTTGGCGGGTGCCGTGCTGATTGCGCTTGCCGACGTCGCCGCCCGCACCGTTATCCCCTTCGCGGACCTGCCTATCGGTATTTTCACCGCGCTGGTCGGTGGCCCCACCTTCTTTATTCTGTTGCGTCGCATGATGCGAAAGGGAATGCATTGA